Sequence from the [Clostridium] scindens genome:
TTCGATAAGACGTTTGATACCGGCATCCAGCATGGAACGATTACGGTACTTCTGGAAAAAGAAGGATTCGAAGTGACGACGTACCGGATCGATGGGAAATACGAAGACAGCAGGCATCCGAAGGAAGTTACCTTTACGCGCAATCTCCGGGAAGATCTGCTTCGGAGGGATTTTACCATCAATGCGATGGCATATAATGAAACGGATGGCCTGGTTGATATATTTGGAGGGCTTGAAGATCTGGAAGCAGGGATGATACGCTGCGTTGGCAACGCGAAGGAACGATTCAAAGAAGACGCGCTTAGAATCCTGCGGGGAGTGCGCTTTGCGGCCCAGCTGGGATTCAATATAGAGGAGGACACCCGGCAGGGGATGAAAGAACTGGCCTGGACGCTTCAGAATATCAGTGCGGAAAGAATACAGGTAGAATTAGTAAAAATGATTACATCAAAGCGTCCGGAAATGGTGCGTGAGGCATATGAATTAGGAATGACGCGGATAGTTCTTCCGGAATTTGACCAGTTGATGACGACTGGCCAGGAGACGCCGCACCATAGGTATAATGTGGGCGAGCATACGCTGCATGCCATGAAGAATATCCGCGCGGATAAGATCCTAAGGCTTGCCATGCTGCTGCATGATATGGGGAAGCCGGCGTTAAAGACGGTGGATGAAGCAGGAGTCGCCCATTTTAAGAAGCATGCCCTGGAGAGCGAGAGAATTGCCGGAAATGTGCTAAGAAGGCTGAAATTCGACAATGATACGATACGCAAAGTGACAAGGCTGGTCCGCTACCATGACCTTCGCATGCCTGCCACGGCAAAAAGCGTTCGCAGGGCCATGAACCAGATCGGGGAAGAACTATTCCCATATTACATGGAAGTACGCCGCGCGGACGTGCTGGCCCAGAGCATGTATCAGAGGGAGGAAAAGATCGAGAATCTGGATCAGATAGAAGAATTATACCGCCAGATCGTGGAAGATGGCGACTGCGTATCTTTAAAGGATCTGGCAGTGACCGGCCGGGATCTGATCGCCTCGGGCATGAAGCCTGGCAAGGAAATTGGCGAGAAACTGGAGGAATTGCTGAAACTGGTCATAGAGGATCCCAAATTAAATACAAAGGAAGAACTGCTGAAACGGCTGAATTAAAGAAAATCCCCTGCCCTTAATCATATTTTCTCTTTTCCTGACATACGTTAGAGAGAATATGTAATATAGAGTGCAGGGGATTAGTATGCAGGAATATGAACTAGGTGTTTTAGAGCAGTATAATATAGAAGTCATCAGCACCCGTAAAACCAGGGGTGCTATTTTATGCGACACGGATCAGGGGCTGCTTTTGCTGAAAGAAGTGAGGGTGTCTGAGAAACGTATCCCTGCGCTGTACGAATTGTATGAATATCTTTATAGCCAGGGATATGGAAGAATAGACAGGATCATACTGACCAGGGAAGGAGAATGCCTTTCTGCGCTGGAAGACGGCAGCAGATATATGCTGAAGTCCTGGTTTAAGGGCCGGGAGTGCGATGTAAAGAAACCGGCAGAACTGCTTGCGGCATCCGGCAACCTGGCGAAGCTTCATATATTGATGCGCCATGAACTGGAGAGCAATGTGACGGCGGGAGCCCATCTGAAAGATGAGTATCTGCGCCATAACAGGGAATTAAAAAAGGTGCGTAAGTTTATGAGAGGCATTGCGCCCAAAGGAGAATTTGAATTCGCGTTTCTGAAGCATTTTGACCAGATCTACCAGTGGGCGGACGCGGCGATAGCGGAATTGGAGAATTCGGACTATGAGAGCCTCTACCAGGACAGCGTCAAGAACTGCTGTATGACCCACGGCGAGTATAACTACCATAATATACTGATGGTGCAGGGGGATTATAATTACAAGAAAGAGCCTTACCGCATTGCCACCACTAACTTTGAGAAGTTTAAGAGGGATGTGCAGGTGGAGGATCTGTATTATTTCCTGCGCAAGGTCATGGAAAAACACGGATGGAAGGAACGGCTTGGGGACAATATGATCAATGCATATTCCGCGATCAGGCCGATTACGGATGCGGAGCTGGAATATCTTAAGATACGCCTGATCTATCCGGAGAAGTTCTGGAAGATTGCCAATTCGTATTATCATTCGAATAAGGCGTGGATATCCATAAAAAGTATAGAGAAACTCAATACTTCCATTAAGCAGACAGAAGAAAAGAAGCGGTTTTTAGAGGACATATTTTCTTTTCATTTATAACTTCCTGTTGTATAATAAAAGCATTAAGGACAGGAGGTACGACTATGGAATATCGTGAAAAATATGAGGGATGGCTAAGCAATCCATACTTTGATGAAAACACAAAGGATGAACTAAGAAGCATAGCGGAAGATGATAATGAGATCAAGGAGCGCTTCTATAAAGATCTCGAATTTGGAACTGCCGGACTAAGAGGAATCATCGGCGCAGGAACGAACCGCATGAACATCTATACGGTCAGGAAGGCAACCCAGGGGCTTGCCAACTATATTATGAAGAATGGCGGTCAGGCGAAAGGCGTGGCGATCGCATACGATTCCCGGCGCATGTCTCCGGAGTTTGCAGATGAAGCTGCAC
This genomic interval carries:
- a CDS encoding CCA tRNA nucleotidyltransferase encodes the protein MGDRTIQLPEKVGRIIGTLQEHGYEAYAVGGCIRDSILGREPEDWDITTSAMPEETKALFDKTFDTGIQHGTITVLLEKEGFEVTTYRIDGKYEDSRHPKEVTFTRNLREDLLRRDFTINAMAYNETDGLVDIFGGLEDLEAGMIRCVGNAKERFKEDALRILRGVRFAAQLGFNIEEDTRQGMKELAWTLQNISAERIQVELVKMITSKRPEMVREAYELGMTRIVLPEFDQLMTTGQETPHHRYNVGEHTLHAMKNIRADKILRLAMLLHDMGKPALKTVDEAGVAHFKKHALESERIAGNVLRRLKFDNDTIRKVTRLVRYHDLRMPATAKSVRRAMNQIGEELFPYYMEVRRADVLAQSMYQREEKIENLDQIEELYRQIVEDGDCVSLKDLAVTGRDLIASGMKPGKEIGEKLEELLKLVIEDPKLNTKEELLKRLN
- a CDS encoding CotS family spore coat protein — translated: MQEYELGVLEQYNIEVISTRKTRGAILCDTDQGLLLLKEVRVSEKRIPALYELYEYLYSQGYGRIDRIILTREGECLSALEDGSRYMLKSWFKGRECDVKKPAELLAASGNLAKLHILMRHELESNVTAGAHLKDEYLRHNRELKKVRKFMRGIAPKGEFEFAFLKHFDQIYQWADAAIAELENSDYESLYQDSVKNCCMTHGEYNYHNILMVQGDYNYKKEPYRIATTNFEKFKRDVQVEDLYYFLRKVMEKHGWKERLGDNMINAYSAIRPITDAELEYLKIRLIYPEKFWKIANSYYHSNKAWISIKSIEKLNTSIKQTEEKKRFLEDIFSFHL